TTCGGCAATCGGCAAGCATTTTCATTAAGCGCATGGTAGGAGCGATCTGTTGAATGAGAGCCATTTCAAGATTCTGAGAAAGTGTcaaggcaaatttgattgtgtAGTGTTTCAAATGCTTTACATCAAGAAATGCAAGCCAATTTGAGCGTCCAAACGGACTCCACAcgtgcgaaactttttgtttaacttgtaaatttttctcATCTCTTATTGTTCGTCTTAGTATTTATAGATCTTAGTTTTATACGtgtttgacttgataatgacgttatggcaaggtcgaaacgtcgtcgatttttattcaactttttagctttttagagTCAAATGTTTGTCTAAATCACTTCTTTTTCGAGTAATCATTTTCATATTAAATATTGCTGACAGTCttcttgttactgggttgccagtatggcaatggatggaatttatttattatgTGGGATGCCATGTTAGAAAATGGggattttgtttttcctcgtaTCCACAATTTGTAACTTTAGTTATCATTGGTTAATTTGTTTAAGGTCTGGAAAGTGTAACTTTGTTGAAAATAAAACGACATATTTTATTGGCCACTGATTTTTACTTTGACCAATGGAAGCTCACCATGTGCACTCTACGTCATGCATATGTCACAATCATTGTTCTTTTCGCTCGAAGGCCTACATGTATCTGTTGTCTTCACTCTCCCGTTTGAAAGCACGAAGAACGTTCACAGCctgttaaaaatagatttgacataaataagcatacattacgtgtggcgggaagaaagtCACGTGTAGAAGGACTTATAGTCTGAGTGTTGATCGATCGTCGGATCGCTTCGAGTGTCAAGTTGAGTattgagttttagatttcaaccgTGCTTAAGGCCGGAAACGGTGGAGTGAAGTGGTAATTCGTATGGAAGATTGTAAAGAGATTATTcaccaggaaatgaattaaatataccataaagATTTTATTACATGGTCCTTCGAGCCGGAGGAAATACAAGAAGGAGTAGAACAACAAAGCTGTTGCCGTCATCGAAGGATTTTTTGAACTGGAAAAAGGCGAAGTCTACTCAAAAAGGGTGTTTATGGACATAAAGCGTCATGAATATCGACAAGAACAGGAAAATACGAGATACACAAAGGACctttgtgtacaaaacaatggGGAATGTGGAGAAAATTTTGACAGAACACGTGGGAGATTTAACGTCGTTCAGGGTAAAGTTAACGGCTGACCAAACCAAAGGAACTGGAGAAAGAAATAGAAGATTCTGGTGAGTTTTGTGAGCACGTTTACAGTATTTTAGCGAAAATCGATTTGAGTTGGCGAACACACACAGGCCCATGCGACAAATCAGGAAAATAGTAGTACCAGAAATACCGAAAGTGCAAAAGTGAAACTACCTAAACTCGAACTCAAACCCTTTTCGGGAAATTATCAAGAGTGGCAGGGCTTCTGGGACACATTTCAATCTGCTGTCGATGGAAATACTGGCATCTCGGCCATTGAAAATTTCACCTATCTGAAGAGTTGTGTAACAAGCAATGCTGAATCCGCAATTGCTGGACTGCCTCTGACCGCAGACAATTATAAAGTAGCCATTGACATTCTTAAGGACCGATTTGGTAAACCGCAGTTGCTGATATCAAATTATATGGATGCCTTATTGAAACTTCCATCTGTCAATTCAGTGCACGAAACAAAGAGATTACGTGAATTGTTTGACAAGATTGAAATCAACATTCGAGGTTTGAATGCGTTAGGAGTTGAATCACGGTCCTTGGGGAATTTATTGGTCCCAGTAGTGATGGAAAAAATCCCCTCAGAGTTACGATTGGTTGTAAGCCGTAAGTTTGGCAGTGAGGAATCATGGGATCTTGATGCCTTGTTGAGTGCACTGAAAACTGAGTTGGAAGCCAGGGAAAGATGTACTGCAATGAAAACAAGTGGTGCAAATGCCAATACACCCAGGTTTGAACAGTACAGAGCAAGAAGCAAACAACCCCATTCTGCCTCTGCCCTTTATACAGGCAGTGAGGAATTTACTCAACAATGTGTTTTTTGCAAGAAGAATCAAAAATCCATTAACTGCATGACCATCACTGAACCGAAAGCTAGGAGAACAATACTGAGACGAAATGGCAAGTGTTTTGTGTGCCTGAAGGGTGGCCATATCTCCACAAATTGTCCGTCAAAGGCAAAATGCTTTAACTGTGAAGGTAGACACCATGTAACCATTTGTGAAAGAATAAGGAACATTCCAACATACAGGAATGTAGTTAGTGACGTGGCAACACCACATGGATCTGGATCATCTCAAGATAGGAGCAGAGAAGCTGGAACTTCAGCAATGCACGTTAGCAACAATGCCAACTCTGTGTTGTTACAGGTAGCCCAAGCCTTTGTTTGCAGACCAGATAACGAACAACTTGGATTGAATGCCCATGTGATATTTGATTCCTGTAGCCAGAGATCATACATAACCAGTAAGGCATGTGAACAATTGAACCTACCAACCATTGGTAAGGAGACACTTTTGATCAAAACATTTGGAGATAACTCAGCCTCTGTGAAGGAATGTGATGTTGTGCAATTGTATGTCAGAACATTGGATGAAATGAATGTGTATATCACCTCATATGTTGTACCAGTAATTTGCAGCCCAGTGTCCAATCAACGAACCACGTTGGAATGCTACCCCTACTTGCAGGGTCTACAACTTGCATGTGATACAAGTGATTCTGTCAGTGTTGATGTGCTGATAGGAGCAGATTATTACTGGTCGTTCTTTACTGGGAACATCATCAAAGGAGATCCCTATGGACCAGTAGCCCTTGAAACCAATTTAGGTTGGGTTTTATCAGGACCAACTATGTGCTCAACATTGACAAGGTCATGCACTGTGAATATGAGTTCCACGCATGTGTTAAAGATAGAGTCCACAGAGATAAGTGATATGAAGGATGATCTGCAGAAATTTTGGGACTTAGAAACTTTGGGCATTAAGGAACATGAAACTTCAGTCtatgacaagttttcaaatgacatcaCATTTACTGGAAAGAGATACCAGGTCAAGTTACCATTCAAGGATAATCACCCCATGTTACCAGACAATTATACAGTGGCATTGCGTAGACTGACAACAACAATCGAGAAGCTCAAGAACCAACCAGAAATTCTGAAGCAGTATGATGGTGTGATTAGAGAGCAACTGCACAGTGGTGTGGTTGAAATGGTACCACAAGATCAAATACCACCGCCTGGAGATGTCCACTATCTTCCACACAGGACAgtagtgagacttgacagagaTACAACTAAGGTGAGAGTTGTATACGATGTCTCATCTAAAGTGTTTGGGCCTAGTTTAAATGACTGTCTGCACATTGGACCTTCTCTTAATCCCTTGTTATTTGACATTTTGCTGAGGTTCAGAGTCCATGAAGTTGCCCTAACTGCAGACATTGAGAAGGCGTTTTTGAACATTGAGATTGATCCTGAACACAGGGACTTTGTGAGATTTTTATGGGTTGAAGATCCGAATAAGGAAAGTCCAGAAGTCATGGTACTACGTTTTGCACGTGTGGTATTTGGTGTAAACTCAAGTCCTTTCATTCTAAATGCCACAATCAGACACCATTTGAACACATGTTTGCCAGTGGACAGTGCACTTGCAAGAGAGCTGTTGAAGTCTTTATATGTTGATGACTATGTGTCTGGAAATGGTGACGTGGATAGTGCGTTCAAATTGGCTAAGAAGATAAAGCTCTGTCTTAAGTCAGGAGGCTTCAATATGAGAAAGTGGAGTAGCAATTCAGAAAGTTTGCTGAAATCACTGGAACAAGATGAAGCTTTCAGTGATGACTTTGAAAAGAGCAATGGACCTagagtagaagaagaagacgaaagcTTCTCTAAATCAGTTTTCAAGCAAAGTACAGAAAAGGAGCAAAAGGTTTTGGGAATGCTTTGGAACCCAACCCAAGATGAACTGATTTATGATCTGAGCAAGACATTGGGAGATGTAGATGCCCAACCAGCAACAAGAAGATTGATTCTCAGTACAGCTACAAGGTTTTTTGACCCCTTGGGGTTGATAGCTCCGGTCATTCTTCCATTTAAGATGATGTTTCAGAAACTTTGCAAGGCTGGAAAAGACTGGGACGAGTTGGTCGATGCTGAACTCAATCACCAGTGGCTGGAGACTCTATCGGATTTGAGACAGGCTGGAAGAGTGAGCTTTAAGAGATGTTATGCTAAGGGATTGAATGGATACAAGGTCAATTCAGTCCAACTTTACTGTTTTGCTGACGCATCGGAAAAGGCTTATGGAGCTGTGGTCTACATGAGAGTAGAGTATGAGGCGAGGGTGGAATGTCAGATAGTATCTTCGAAGACAAGAGTTGCACCATTAGCTAAACAAACTATCCCTCGTCTGGAGTTGCTGTCCAACTTAACTGCGACCAGATTGTTGAACAGCGTGAGTCAAGCATTAGACGGCGTAAAAATTGACGATATTTTTAACTGGACAGATTCCATGATTTCGCTGTGGTGGATCACAAACACTGATAAGGAGTACAAGCAGTTTGTCGAGAACCGAGTGGCCGAAATTCGAAGGAATTCACGCCCTGAGCCGTGGAGGTACTGTCCCACAGCAGACAACCCAGCTGATATAGCGTCCAGAGGAATCAAGTCTACTGAGTTGAAAGAAAGCAGCCTGTGGTTACATGGACCCGACTTCCTGTCTAAGAGTAGTGAGCAGTGGCCAGTTCAACCGACAGTTGTACAAGCCAGAGAAGATTTAAGCGAACTGAAATCCTTTAAACCAGCTGTTTCCAGCGTAGTCACCACGTGCGTTGAAGGGAAGGAAGAAGAAGCGAGTCTAGACAACGTAATCAATCTTGACAACTTTAGTTCTTTAaccaagcttctaaaagtgacTGTGTTGGTTGTGTTGTTTATTGAGAAATTGAAGAGGACGAGGTCCCGAGAAGGAACGGAAGAAGATTTTACGAAATTATACAGACAAGCAGAGATGTTGTGGATTAGGCATGTTCAGCAAGAGATCTCAAAAAGCGACAAGTATCCACAGATGAAGTCATCATTAGCACTTTATCGAGACGAAGAAGGGATACTACGATGTCGAGGAAGAATTGGCATGTCTTCCCTACCGTACGATACACGATTTCCGATACTGTTGCCGAGAAGTCAACATTTCACTAAGTTGGTGATTCTCAAGTGCCATGATCAAGTGATGCACAATGGAGTGGCAGAGACCTTGGTTCAAGTTAGGTCACGGTATTGGATTGTGAAGGGCAGACAAACGGTGAAGAGTATAATCAACAAGTGTGTACTgtgcaagaaacttgaaggtCGTCCATATGGAACGCCACCTACCTCTCAACTTCCAGGGTTCAGATTGTCCGACGAATTTGCATTTACAAGTATAGGAGTTGACTTTGCGGGCCCTGTTTATGTCAAGGACATTTATCACAAGAGTGATGATATGAACAAGGCATACATCGTGTTGTACACATGTGCCTCCAGTCGTGCAGTTCATCTCGACGTCGTCCCGAGGTTGACAACCGAAGCTTTCGTGAGAAGTTTTAAAAGGTTCATTGCCAGACGAGGTGTTCCAAATCTTGTAGTGTCAGATAATGGATCCACTTTCAAGAGTGAAGAGCTGAAGAAGTTGCTAGCAGACCACCGCATAGAATGGAAATCTAATGTCGCGTTAGCTCCTTGGTGGGGAGGATTTTTTGAACGTCTCGTTAGATCAACTAAACGCTGTCTCAAGAAAACCTTAGGAACCACGAGAGTCAGCTATGAAGAATTGCTCTCTGTTGTTGTGGAAATAGAGGGAATACTGAATTCACGACCTCTCACGTACGTGGATGATGAATTACGAAGTCCGTTGACACCGTCACAATTGGTTATTGGTCGTCGCCTGTTgagtaaagaagagaaaacgcCCTCGGAAGCTCCTCAGACCAGAAGTGAATTGTCAAGACGTGCAAAGTATCTCACAACTGTTCTGTCCCAGTTTTGGAGACGTTGGCAGAAGGAGTACTTGACAGAGTTACGTGTCCATCATAATTGCCAACTGAAAAACAGGCAACCATCCGTCAATGTAGGAGACGTTGTTTGCATTCACAAGGACAGGACGCCGAGACTATTGTGGAATATGGGAGTGGTCAAAGCCCTCATTACAGGACGAGATGGATTTCACCGAGCAGCAGTGGTGAGAACTCGAAGTGGAGATCGAGTAATCGACGTGACAAGACCCTTAAAGAAGTTGTTTCGTGTAGAAACTGGGTTAGGAGTACATGAACGTCAGAAAGGGAACACTGATTTTCCAATTACCTTTGTGGGAAACGCTGAACAAGAACACGTAGCTGAACATTAAGGattgcaaaataaacaatgatgaaccctctctttttttttctgtttctgtcGCTACGAACTTCAGtcgttaattgttgattgacCCTTGTCAATCAAGGAGGGGAGTgtgttaaaaatagatttgacataaataagcatacattacgtgtggcgggaagaaagtCACGTGTAGAAGGACTTATAGTCTGAGTGTTGATCGATCGTCGGATCGCTTCGAGTGTCAAGTTGAGTattgagttttagatttcaaccgTGCTTAAGGCCGGAAACGGTGGAGTGAAGTGGTAATTCGTATGGAAGATTGTAAAGAGATTATTcaccaggaaatgaattaaatataccataaagATTTTATTACACAgcccattgaaaaaaattcgtaaaatattcgcgcagcagtcgatttctctgaaatttcaaAGGGTAATTGCTAAtgaatagagaaagattttcacaataaccaAAAATTCCGGTGTTTAGCATAGGAATTCAACGAGAGAAAACGTGATAAAATTTGTTGTGTGCGTGAtgtttttctctgttgtggctatgcaaatttttgacagagAAGTAATCAAATTACAATTCTACTGAAAGGTCTATTAAAGATCTTTATTTTAatcttttattttaaagaaaataagaaaatacccttcaacggccaaacaaaataaaaaaggaaatctttgtttttttaattagctatcgccgtcacggggagTTTGCAGCGGTCCCCCATCTAAGCACTAACGCCATTCGAAGAGGTTTAATTTTAGCTGACACTTGGAATAGCATCAACAagtgtgatctttgtgttgaactCGCACATATCTTGCCAAACGTTATAAgacttgaaagaagaaaaagcaaacGTACtgacaaaaacccggtgtcttgtgccgtcattttgtcacagatgcatcctttgtttcgtgagttgttagTATtaattaaacacgcaaggtaacttgatcacaggcggccgccaAAATCGATGTCACTATCATTGTACAACCagaagtacgatagaaaaattgaacgtcaAAAAATCTCCCATAATAGTAACTTGTTATATTCTTGTCACAAAATTTATGTGTTCATCTCGCAATTTTTGTTGCTGAAGGCAAATtgtttattctcgatcgacacatCCTTAAAAGtttcttctgctcttcttaaatatatatatatagatatcaatatttatttacttttgcgtcaacatgcataaagcaggctaacaagaTCTATACCTTggttagttcgcatttttgagggttaaaatagaattttcggtcgtACGTTCCTGACCGCAAGTCGCATATTTTGGCGTATCCTATCCAGATACTACCCGCCGGATAGAGAGTAACTTCAGTAAACTTTTGTCTCGGctagctgtcagaagctcagagaaCACgcttaatttataaattaagcTTGTggttgaaaatgatcaacatgtcagccttgaggCCAAtgttttctcgatttcctttcattttcttcaatctttctgggtttagaaccacatgtcttctctgGGGGTATTTACTAAAGATATCGATCAAGGCACTGTAacgatttacgataccaaaacaagatcgcgtactattagagctaaatattacgcaaggacaacttgaatcccctgaaaaacaaaacgcagctccaTTGACAGCTATggaaaacactgtcaagttacagTAATACCACACGTACGCCATGCGttcctatttttaaaaaacatcccgtatctcctcaattcccccccccccctccccccaaataTCCCttatccccacaattttttacctaaatatcccgtatcctgcgGTCAAATACCATTGTACTACGGTACTTTTTTCAGAGCCCTAtgaggcaggcacagaacagtttcggctgtgtGTCTGTTCTCGCGAGAAGCGATCACCAGGGttttttggttagtttttgatagttttttgttcagctcgagtgtagaagcatgccgaacttttgtagtttctgagaactatttactttTTGTAGCTTTCAATCTgcactggactactggatttaagcttttttcttaacgagatttcaagttattgtggaatgtttggtaccaagttactccaaagctgaaatcaagattatggaattgtaaaggGAACACTTTGGACTGTACTATGGAACACGCAACTACGGGATTTcagatttttgagcattgagaaaAATGGAGTACAGATGTAGTCTTTTTGTCCTTGCCACGGCAGATTTGAACAGTTTTCAAGGAAAAAGTGTCTGTCTTTTTGTCTTCGCCACGACAGATTTAAAGGGTAACTCTCGGCTAAAAGACACTTTTTTGGGAAAACACTACAGACTAGTCGCTTATGTTTTTAAAGTAAATAAAACGTGCCTAGAAGCCTTTTTTACCCGTGAATTTTAGCTTTAAACCGTTTGTATCACCGAATGTTCAGGATCCCATCGCAAACGCTTCGATTTGCGTCACGTGATGCGATACGTCACAGGTGTGGAACTGCAGGAAAAtatgggcgttttccatttacaaaaaatttccggaattttcggtggaaatttccatcgggtgaaaaacgtgttccatttaactcaggtatGTTCgtcgcccagtgattgcgattttacgcgctaaaaatttaaaaatgtggccgtgaatagcctggaagtggtaagacctttcaatagttgtaaatggaacacacatttccatcggaaagtttccaacgggaaaacaggactaccttttcagaagttccatttattccggaaattttccagtggaacaaaccaaaaacgtgtatgccatttacatcccaaccggaacttccggaatttcttggtaaatggaaaacgccctaTCTGACTCTAGTAGCGGGAGCTCGGACTCTGCTAGCGATTCTTCCGATTTCGAAGGAGCTATAGGTGGCGCTACCATCGGCGATATAGTACAAcccttttcaaaaattcaacCGTGGCGTTTTGAGCCTCCAGCTCGATCTACAGTATCGCCGGATGGAGTGAAAAATCCAGAACCTCCTCGGTGACGCTGTGAGCTCGACAGCCAAGAATGGTGAGTGTGGAGGCCCGTTCGTGCAGTTGCTTTTCTCTAGTACACTCTCTTGCTGATTATTTTGTGTATCTACTTTGAGATTTTTGATAACGACAGAAAGTTCATTAAATATGCTTTTGTTCGATGGATACCTGTTGCTGTgttcttaataattttttatgcCGTGTCTGCATGTCCAGCAACGGATACAAACCTCCTCAACATGCTTCTTCTTTCTTATGAACCCAAATCTAAGTTCAAGATTCCTGAGAGTGTGCATGATGCCACCGAAAGTTGTCATGAGATCCAAAACACCGCATATATTTTTCCGTATCtgactgaaaaataaacaagctgAACAGCGTCTCCAAGCGCCAACGCTCTCGGAAAGGTCAAGAGATTTACTCGAAATTGGAAAAATGTAGACTACCGGACGTGGAGTACTTTGAAAACCTTGTCAGGCCGCCGGACATGTATCCGCTTTGCAGTTCATTTAAAGTAATTAGTCAACTTGAAGGATCCTCTCAAGTGCCAATttcgtttctttctttgcaaataGGTTTTCAAGGGTAGAAATTGGCCTGAGTAGACAAAATATTTATCTCTTCGGAACTGAGATCAGTTAGTATTTCTTGTCACGAGCTCTAACCTTTTTAGCTTCTTTAGAGTCGAGGAGAAATGCAGTTTAACTGTCTTAATTGGAATTATTGGTAATGCTTTTGTCTAAAACATTATTGTGATTTGACTCGAAAGGTGTCGTTGTGGCAACTGTCAGAAGATGTTTAGAGAGGAGGAGAACCTCTGTTGCCAAGAAATAGAAGggataaaatgcaaaaatttagaGGCTGTTGAAGTGGAGCAACTTGATCATCGCCCTAACTGTATAGTGGATCATCCCGGTTTCCGTGCAGTCTGTTTGAATGTTTGGGTACTACAAACTGCTTTGTTGCAGTATAAACAGCAACACGGCAGAGATGTCTACGAGGGACCTGAATTCAAAATGAATAGACATGTTGCGTACAGACAGTTAGTAAGGT
This portion of the Montipora capricornis isolate CH-2021 chromosome 11, ASM3666992v2, whole genome shotgun sequence genome encodes:
- the LOC138023430 gene encoding uncharacterized protein → MNIDKNRKIRDTQRTFVYKTMGNVEKILTEHVGDLTSFRAHATNQENSSTRNTESAKVKLPKLELKPFSGNYQEWQGFWDTFQSAVDGNTGISAIENFTYLKSCVTSNAESAIAGLPLTADNYKVAIDILKDRFGKPQLLISNYMDALLKLPSVNSVHETKRLRELFDKIEINIRGLNALGVESRSLGNLLVPVVMEKIPSELRLVVSRKFGSEESWDLDALLSALKTELEARERCTAMKTSGANANTPRFEQYRARSKQPHSASALYTGSEEFTQQCVFCKKNQKSINCMTITEPKARRTILRRNGKCFVCLKGGHISTNCPSKAKCFNCEGRHHVTICERIRNIPTYRNVVSDVATPHGSGSSQDRSREAGTSAMHVSNNANSVLLQVAQAFVCRPDNEQLGLNAHVIFDSCSQRSYITSKACEQLNLPTIGKETLLIKTFGDNSASVKECDVVQLYVRTLDEMNVYITSYVVPVICSPVSNQRTTLECYPYLQGLQLACDTSDSVSVDVLIGADYYWSFFTGNIIKGDPYGPVALETNLGWVLSGPTMCSTLTRSCTVNMSSTHVLKIESTEISDMKDDLQKFWDLETLGIKEHETSVYDKFSNDITFTGKRYQVKLPFKDNHPMLPDNYTVALRRLTTTIEKLKNQPEILKQYDGVIREQLHSGVVEMVPQDQIPPPGDVHYLPHRTVVRLDRDTTKVRVVYDVSSKVFGPSLNDCLHIGPSLNPLLFDILLRFRVHEVALTADIEKAFLNIEIDPEHRDFVRFLWVEDPNKESPEVMVLRFARVVFGVNSSPFILNATIRHHLNTCLPVDSALARELLKSLYVDDYVSGNGDVDSAFKLAKKIKLCLKSGGFNMRKWSSNSESLLKSLEQDEAFSDDFEKSNGPRVEEEDESFSKSVFKQSTEKEQKVLGMLWNPTQDELIYDLSKTLGDVDAQPATRRLILSTATRFFDPLGLIAPVILPFKMMFQKLCKAGKDWDELVDAELNHQWLETLSDLRQAGRVSFKRCYAKGLNGYKVNSVQLYCFADASEKAYGAVVYMRVEYEARVECQIVSSKTRVAPLAKQTIPRLELLSNLTATRLLNSVSQALDGVKIDDIFNWTDSMISLWWITNTDKEYKQFVENRVAEIRRNSRPEPWRYCPTADNPADIASRGIKSTELKESSLWLHGPDFLSKSSEQWPVQPTVVQAREDLSELKSFKPAVSSVVTTCVEGKEEEASLDNVINLDNFSSLTKLLKVTVLVVLFIEKLKRTRSREGTEEDFTKLYRQAEMLWIRHVQQEISKSDKYPQMKSSLALYRDEEGILRCRGRIGMSSLPYDTRFPILLPRSQHFTKLVILKCHDQVMHNGVAETLVQVRSRYWIVKGRQTVKSIINKCVLCKKLEGRPYGTPPTSQLPGFRLSDEFAFTSIGVDFAGPVYVKDIYHKSDDMNKAYIVLYTCASSRAVHLDVVPRLTTEAFVRSFKRFIARRGVPNLVVSDNGSTFKSEELKKLLADHRIEWKSNVALAPWWGGFFERLVRSTKRCLKKTLGTTRVSYEELLSVVVEIEGILNSRPLTYVDDELRSPLTPSQLVIGRRLLSKEEKTPSEAPQTRSELSRRAKYLTTVLSQFWRRWQKEYLTELRVHHNCQLKNRQPSVNVGDVVCIHKDRTPRLLWNMGVVKALITGRDGFHRAAVVRTRSGDRVIDVTRPLKKLFRVETGLGVHERQKGNTDFPITFVGNAEQEHVAEH